gctctcctggtatcaggagcttgaacaactggtcatttttggcgagttttttgtctcgattgacacggaaaagcatcctcctgcgttgcatgctctcctggtatcagcagcttgaaaaacttgtcattttttggcgagttttcggtctcgattgacacagaaaaagcatcctcctgcgttgcatgctctcctggtatcaagagcttgaaaaactggtcagttttggcgagttttctgtctcaattgacaccgaaaaagcatcctcctgcgttgcatgctctcctggtatcagcagcttgaaaaactggtcatttttggcgagttttctgtctcgattgacacggaaaagcatcctcctgtgttgcatgccctcctggtatcaggagcttgaaaaactggtcatttttggcgagttttctgcctcgattgacacggaaaagcattctcctgcgttgcatgctcccgtagtatcaggagcttaaaaaattggtcatttttggcgagttttcggtctcgattgacacggaaaagcatcctcctgcgttgcatgctctcctggtatcaggagcttggaaaacttgtcatttttggcgagttttcggtctcgattgacaccgaaaagcatcctcctgcgttgcatgctttcctggtatcaggaactggaaaaactggtcatttttggcgagttttctgtctctttgacacgaaaaagcatcctcctgtgttgcatgctctcctggtatcaggagcttgaaaaactggtcatttttggcgagttttctgcctcgattgacacggaaaagcatcctcctgcgttgcatactctcctggtatcaggagcttgaaaaactggtcatttttggcgagttttctgtctcgattgacacggaaaagcatcctcctgcgttgcatgctctcctggtatcaggagcttgaaaaactggtcatttttggcgagttttctgtctcgattgacacggaaaagcatcctcctgcgttgcatgctctcctggtataaggagcttgaaaaactggtcatttttggcgagttttctgtctcgattgacacggaaaagcatcctcctgcgttgcatgctctcctggtatcagcagcttgaaaaactggtcagttttggcgagttttctgtctcgattgacacggaaaagcatcctcctgcgttgcatgctctcctggtatcaggagcttgaaaaactggtcatttttggcgagttttctgtctcgattgacacggaaaagcatcctcctgcgttgcatactctcctggtatcaggagcttgaaaaactggtcatttttggcgagttttctgtctcgattgacacggaaaagcatcctcctgcgttgcatgctctcctggtatcaggagcttgaaaaactggtcattttaggcgggttttctggctcgattgacacggaaaagcatcctcctgcgttgcatgctctcctggtatcaggagcttgaaaaactggtcatttttggcgagttttcggtctcgattgacacggaaaagcatcctcctgcgttgcatgctctcctggtatcaggagcttgaaaaactggtcatttttggcgagttttcgggctcgattgacacggaaaaagcatcctcctgcgttgcatgctctcctggtatcaggagcttgaaaactggtcatttttggcgagttttctgtctcgattgacacggaaaagcatcctcctgcgttgcatgctctcctggtatcagcagcttgaaaaactggtcagttttggcgagttttctgtctcgattgacacggaaaagcatcctcctgcgttgcatactcttctggtatcaggagcttgaaaaactggtcatttttggcgagttttccgtctcgatcgacacggaaaagcatcctcttgcgttgcaagctctcctggtatcaggagcttgaaaaactggtcatttttggcgagttttctgtctcgattgacacggaaaagcatcctcctgcgttgcatgctctcctggtatcaggagcttgaaaaactggtcatttttggcgagttttctgtctcgattgacacggaaaagcatcctcctgcgttgcatgctctcctggtataaggagcttgaaaaactggtcatttttggcgagttttcgggctcgattgacacggaaaaagcatcctcctgcgttgcatgctctcctggtatcaggagcttgaaaaactggtcagttttggcgagttttctgtctcaattgacaccgaaaagcatcctcctgcgttgcatgctctcctggtatcagcagcttgaaaaactggtcatttttggcgagttttctgtctcaattgacaccgaaaaagcatcctcctgcgttgcatgctctcctggtatcaggagcttgaaaaactgatcatttttggcgagttttcggtctcgattgacacggaaaagcatcctcctgcgttgcatgctctcctggtatcaggagcttgaaaaactggtcatttttggcgagttttcgggctcgattgacaccgaaaaagcatcctcctgcgttgcatgctctcctggtatcagcagcttgaaaacctggtcatttttggcgagttttcggtctcgattgacaccgaaaaagcatcctcctgcgttgcatgctctcctggtatcaggaactggaaaaactggtcatttttggcgagttttctgtctcgattgacacggaaaagcatcctcctgcgttgcatgctctcctggtatcaggagcttgaaaaactggtcatttttggcgagttttctgtctcgattgacacggaaaagcatgctcctgcgttgcatgctctcctggtatcaggagcttgaaaaactggtcatttttggcgagttttcggtctcgattgacacggaaaagcatcctcctgcgttacatgctcttctggtatcaggagcttgaaaaactggtcatttttggcgagttttcggtctcgattgacaccgaaaagcatcctcctgcgttgcatgctttcctggtataaggaactggaaaaactggtcatttttggcgagttttctgtctctttgacacggaaaagcatcctcctgtgttgcatgctctcctggtatcaggagcttgaaaaactggtcattttaggcgggttttctggctcgattgacacggaaaagcatcctcctgcgttgcatgctctcctggtatcaggagcttgaaaaactggtcatttttggcgagttttcggtctcgattgacacggaaaagcatcctcctgcgttgcatgctcttctggtatcaggagcttgaaaaactggtcatttttggcgagttttctgcctcgattgacacggaaaagcattctcctgcgttgcatgctcccgtagtatcaggagcttaaaaaactggtcatttttggcgagttttcggtctcgattgacacggaaaagcatcctcctgcgttgcatgctctcctggtatcaggagcttggaaaacttgtcatttttgaagaattttcggtctcgattgacaccgaaaaagcatcctcctgcgttgcatgctctcctggtatcaggagcttgaaaaactagtcatttttggcgagttttctgtctcgattgacacagaaaagcatcctcctgcgttgcatgctctcctggtatcaggagcttgaaaaactggtcatttttggtgagttttctgtctcgattgacacggaaaagcatcctcctgcgttgcatgctctcctgataccagagcttgaaaaactggtcatttttggcgagttttctgtctcgattgacacggaaaagcatcctcctgcgttgcatgctctcctggtatcagaagtttgaaaaactggtcatttttggcgagttttcggtctcgattgacacggaaaagcatcctccggtgttgcatgctctcctggtatcaggagcttgaaaaactggtcatttttggcgagttttctgtctcgattgacacggaaaaagcatcctcctgcgttgcatgctctcctggtatcaggagcttgaaaaactggtcatttttggcgagttttcggtctcgattgacacggaaaagcatccgcctgcgttgcatgctctcctggtatcaggagcttgaaaaactggtcatttttggcgagttttctgtctcgattgacacggaaaagcatcctcctgcgttgcatgctctcctggtatcaggagcttgaaaaactggtcatttttggcgagttttctgtctcgattgacacagaaaagcatcctcctgcgttgcatgctctcctggtatcaggagcttgaaaaactggtcatttttggcgagttttcgggctcaattgacacggaaaagcatcctcctgcgttgcatgctctcctggtatcaggagcttgaaaaattggtcatttttggcgagttttcggtctcgattgacaccgaaaaagcatcctcctgcgttgcatgctctcctggtatcaggagcttgaaaaactggtcatttttggcgagttttctggcttgattgacaccggaaaagcatcctcctgcgttgcatgctctcctggtatcaggagcttgaaaaactggtcatttttggcgagttttcgggctcgattgacaccgaaaaagcatcctcctgcgttgcatgctctcctggtatcaggagcttgaaaaactggtcatgtttggtgagttttcggtctcgattggcacggaaaagcatcctcctgcgttgcaagctctcctggtatcaggagcttgaaaaactggtcatgtttggtgagttctctgtctcgattgacacggaaaagcatgctcctgcgttgcatgctctcctggtataaggagcttgaaaaactggtcatttttggcgagttttctgtcacgatcgacacggaaaagcatcctcctgcgttgcaagctctcctggtatcaggaacttgaaaaactggtcatttttggcgagttttctgtctcgattgacacggaaaagcatcctcctgcgttgcatgctctcctggtatcaggaactggaaaaactggtcatttttggcgagttttctgtctcgtttgtcaccgaaaaagcatcctgctgcgttgcatgctctcctagtatcaggagcttgaaaaactggtcatgtttggccagttttcggtctcgattgacacggaaaagcatcctcctgcgttgcatgctctcctggtatcaggaactggaaaaactggtcatttttggcgagttttctgtctcgtttgtcaccgaaaaagcatcctgctgcgttgcatgctctcctggtatcaggagcttgaaaaactggtcatttttggcgagttttctgtctcgattgacacggaaaagcatcctcttgcgttgcatgctctcctggtatcaggagcttgaaaacctggtcatttttggcgagttttccgtctcgatcgacacggaaaagcatcctcttgcgttgcaagctctcctggtatcaggagcttgaaaaactggtcatttttggcgagttctctgtctcgattgacaaggaaaaagcatcctccttcgttggatgcgcTCCTTGTaccaggagcttgaaaagctggtcatttttggcgagttttctgtctcgattgacacggaaaaagcatcctcctgcgttggatgctctcctggtatcaggagcttgaaaaactggtcatttttgacgagttttctgtcacgatcgacacggaaaaagcatcctcctgcgttgcgtgctctcctggtatcaaagcttgagaaactggtcatttttggcagaattttttctcgaccatcgagaaagttagtgtttagaCCTTTCGGCGGATtctgagcaaaattgctgtattaggtgctacctctgcatttaatttatctatgAATAAACGTTTGAATGCGCTACGGAATACCATAACGCTACTTTTTGGATCACATTTACTAATATTTTCGTAAATTACTCCTACGCCttctatgatttttttttgccaaaggTACAGGTTTCAAACGGTTTACTTCTCCGCTAACAATCGGCGAAGTTTcgtagaaacctgtttcgttCAAGTTTATGTTTTAGgcgttaaacaaaaaaaccgttgATTTCCATCGATTCATTCTTCGATTCATCAACGTGAATTTCTATCGTTTGCTTGATTTCCGCGTTGCaagttcattattttatttattaaattatttttttaagtgtttagaacaacgattttgcggtgaaGATCTCATTAAATCGTATGGATTTTAAAACAGTTTCAGTCTAACAATGTTTCAAATTGGACCGGGATTACAGCAATgaagtttgaacagtattctactcGGGGAATTCATAAAGTATTTGGACAGTTGCTCATggatttgaacgtaattctcCCCAGTTTTCCGAAGATCTATACAAACTACAGTCCAGCTGTGTCCAgaggacctacaatccagcttcgaataagtaataatcaagacagacagaaatggtaggaGTTTGGGTTCACTGCACACTTCTCTCtggtagccgtgtaaccgggccgatatagctagtttATTTCAAAATATGCAAATCATAACAAATCGTTCTTTTACATCAGCCAATTAGCGTACTCCTGCGTAGTCATGTCTTACGCACTAAATAGATCTTTTAACAAACGGTGTAAAAACATGATCGTTGCATACATTTCGATAAAATATGGTGATAGGTGGTGAATAAACAGATATCTAAACACGGATCGAATCGATCATTTCTGAATAAATTACTTCCAAACGCGAGCCACATGGTCTCGAATCAAACAGGACCATCTTAAGAAATCTTTTTCCGCACTGCAGTATACCGCTCCATGTATACGTCATACCCTTGCAGTTCATTAAATTGCTTCGAGTTGAAAAGGTTACCATCGACGCACAAGTTGCAAACTTTCGATTCAATTAGAATTCTCGGATTTATGGCGGATATCTGCAGACAGTTTTCCTCCAAGCGTAATGTCTTCAGCTTAGGACAATCGGCTATCTCTTCGGAGACGATGGTGATTTGGTTTTGGTTCAAGTTCAGCTCGGTGACCTGCAACGATTTCACCTCTGGCGGAACTTCCGTTATTTTGTTCCTCGAAAGGTCTAGCAAATCCAGCTGCTTCAGCTCACAGAATACTACCGGAAACGTGTTGATCTGATTGTTGCTGAGGATCACTTGCTTCAGGTGGGTGCAGCTCGACAGACTCCTTGGTACGGACGTGAGCAGATTGTTCAACATGTTCAGAGTTTCCAGCTTAACTAAGACGCCGATGCACTCGGGAACTAGCGTTATTTTGTTTCCACTAGCGTTCAGATGCTTCAGAAgggtgaattttgctatgtcgtccGGCAGAACTGTGAATCGATTTTCCGATACGTCCAATGTTTTCAACACATTTGGGAATGTTTTCAACGCCGAAGGAAACTCGTCGAGCCTCAGTAGCGAAATCTTTAGCACACCCGTTTTCTTTGCAGTCTCAAAATGTTGCTTCACTTGTTTGTTTCCCATTATTGCGCACCGGCAGAAAGCAGCAGAATAGATTAATTTGGAATTTTTGTGGTGTGGTTTGGTGTAAATAGAATATGGATAGAAAAAtgatttgttgttattttcccCATACGATTTCCACTGTCATGCTGACGTGTGCAGCCTAGTGAAAAAGATCTAGCATTTAGTCGTAAATAATTTCCTCCACGGACCGAAAATGTTATTCCATAGGACGCCATAATACAATAATTAGATATTCCAACGAAAA
The Anopheles moucheti chromosome 2, idAnoMoucSN_F20_07, whole genome shotgun sequence genome window above contains:
- the LOC128297334 gene encoding leucine-rich repeat-containing protein 57, whose protein sequence is MGNKQVKQHFETAKKTGVLKISLLRLDEFPSALKTFPNVLKTLDVSENRFTVLPDDIAKFTLLKHLNASGNKITLVPECIGVLVKLETLNMLNNLLTSVPRSLSSCTHLKQVILSNNQINTFPVVFCELKQLDLLDLSRNKITEVPPEVKSLQVTELNLNQNQITIVSEEIADCPKLKTLRLEENCLQISAINPRILIESKVCNLCVDGNLFNSKQFNELQGYDVYMERYTAVRKKIS